The following proteins are co-located in the Xiphophorus maculatus strain JP 163 A chromosome 8, X_maculatus-5.0-male, whole genome shotgun sequence genome:
- the odf2 gene encoding outer dense fiber protein 2 isoform X1, translating to MNKAMRSLSGSPRVQVHVSNAEGLYLHVKRTTPSETSQRTMSKDRSPLRPSANVKTRLPWIPPGKTSYKWEGPTHCLEIKPPEPEPELELRLSDLASEEEQHLRSRISQYEKKIESLMSEVSSLRTEVEHRRKEQVLGRKSEQQDDPQQVTAKPEEELAEESKELQEWRNTQLRESIGRKLQETRQSSPDGFPKDPELLLQKLREAEADAAAAAKQVSALKEYVCKLGDSVKNKIMWSGLDQQKELLLGKLEAFEVTNRALRHLLREQRESQMESVGLSEQRKVLLKSLADMEAWNAVLVKKLQEKEKELHQLSTQLDSEKEKARRSADLSQNLDATRARLQGQLRRKEAKNNRLIVQIKSLERAASQHLAEAEQVAQQLGRAKQEAEEEQEALKRASQVQKQRAERCEGTADQLSAQLLQREKQAAEALASADAWQRRHGEEAEKKGQLEVELNLLTSRISDLTDQLQAIQDSGRLENQALLDRLQALTAQKAAAQLETKRLKAAVSAADEKLSRTEAELQQVRTSIKQCEVLLDNYKIQVGNTRAEAEQARAQVAQAERDAQAVRVELEREKEQIRRELQGRLSELEVLPEALRRCQLQLQEAQEEERSRERRNLELSGNLTELRLKVDTQGRQTDLLRQKNQLLMEENQQLQLKVESLERKLSDVSSQNSDLLTVVSKREKTIRTNQLSLEEKTRECSLLSRRLEEAVNDAHQQISETRERAANKERSTQTTIMDLEAQLSRTAAELEQLGHNIEEAERRYQSRLQDLQDRLEQSDSTNRSLQNYVQFLKASYANVFSDGFLSGPRRSPSPV from the exons atg AACAAAGCCATGAGGAGCCTGTCCGGTTCGCCCCGGGTGCAGGTCCACGTCAGTAATGCCGAAGGGCTCTACCTGCACGTGAAGAGGACGACTCCCAGCGAGACGtctcag CGGACGATGAGCAAGGACAGGTCGCCGCTCCGTCCCTCCGCCAACGTCAAAACGCGTCTTCCGTGGATTCCTCCAGGAAAGACTTCCTACAAATGGGAG GGACCGACCCACTGTCTGGAGATCAAACcgccagaaccggaaccagaacttGAGCTGCGGCTGTCCGACCTCGCCTCAGAGGAAGAGCAGCATCTGCGCAGCCGCATCAGCCAGTATGAGAAGAAGATCGAGAGCCTGATGAGCGAGGTCAGCTCTCTGAGGACCGAG GTGGAACACCGCAGGAAGGAGCAGGTCCTGGGCCGCAAGTCGGAGCAGCAGGATGACCCCCAGCAAGTGACCGCCAAGCCGGAGGAGGAGCTGGCCGAGGAGAGCAAGGAGCTGCAGGAGTGGAGAAACACCCAGCTGCGGGAGTCCATAGGGAGGAAACTGCAGGAGACCAGACAGAGCAG TCCAGACGGTTTTCCGAAGGATCCGGAGCTTCTCCTCCAGAAGTTGAGGGAAGCAGAAGCTGACGCCGCTGCAGCTGCTAAGCAGGTTTCTGCTCTGAAGGAATACGTCTGCAAGTTGGGCGACTCGGTAAAAAAC AAGATAATGTGGTCCGGTCTGGATCAGCagaaggagctgctgctggggaAGCTGGAGGCGTTCGAGGTCACCAACCGAGCCCTGCGACATCTGCTGCGGGAGCAGCGCGAGTCCCAG ATGGAGTCCGTCGGCCTGTCGGAGCAGAGGAAGGTTCTCCTGAAGTCGCTCGCTGACATGGAGGCCTGGAACGCC gtGCTGGTTAAGAAGCTtcaggagaaggagaaagagcTTCATCAGCTTTCCACCCAGCTGGACTCTGAGAAG GAGAAAGCGAGGAGGTCGGCAGATTTATCCCAGAATCTGGACGCCACCAGAGCTCGTCTGCAGGGTCAGCTGCGGAGAAAAGAGGCCAAGAACAACCGGCTCATCGTCCAGattaag AGCCTGGAGCGGGCGGCCAGTCAGCATCTGGCAGAGGCGGAGCAGGTGGCGCAGCAGCTGGGCCGGGCGAAgcaggaggcggaggaggagcaggaggcaCTGAAACGGGCCAGCCAGGTCCAGAAGCAGCGGGCGGAGCGCTGCGAGGGCACAGCGGATCAGCTGAGCGCACAACTGCTGCAGAGG GAGAAGCAGGCCGCCGAGGCTCTGGCTTCAGCTGACGCCTGGCAGCGTCGACATggagaggaagcagagaagaagggtcagctggaggtggagcttAACCTGCTGACcag CCGGATTTCGGACCTGACCGATCAGCTGCAGGCCATTCAGGATTCAGGTCGGCTGGAGAACCAGGCGCTGCTGGACCGGCTGCAGGCGCTGACGGCGCAGAAAGCCGCCGCCCAGCTGGAGACCAAGAGGCTGAAG GCTGCCGTGTCGGCGGCCGACGAGAAGCTGAGCCGAACCGAGGCGGAGCTGCAGCAGGTCAGAACCTCCATCAAGCAGTGTGAGGTTCTGCTGGACAACTACAAGATCCAG GTGGGGAACACGCGGGCCGAGGCGGAGCAGGCCCGGGCCCAGGTGGCGCAGGCGGAGCGGGACGCCCAGGCCGTCCGGGTGGAGctggagagggagaaggagcaGATCCGGCGGGAGCTGCAGGGCCGGCTGTCGGAGCTGGAGGTTCTGCCGGAGGCTCTGCGGCGCtgccagctgcagctgcaggaggcGCAGGAGGAGGAGCGCAGCCGCGAGAGGCGCAACCTGGAGCTGAGCGGCAACCTGACGGAGCTGCGGCTGAAG GTGGACACCCAGGGCCGCCAAACGGACCTGCTCCGGCAGAAGAACCAGCTGCTGATGGAGGagaaccagcagctccagctgaaGGTGGAGTCTCTGGAGAG GAAGCTGAGCGACGTCTCCAGCCAGAACTCGGACCTTCTGACCGTCGTCTCCAAGCGGGAGAAGACCATCCGCACCAATCAGCTCTCCCTGGAAGAAAAGACCAGAGAGTGTTCGCTGCTGAGCCGGAGGCTGGAGGAGGCTGTGAACGACGCGCACCAGCAG ATCTCAGAGACCAGAGAACGAGCCGCCAACAAGGAGCGCTCCACCCAGACCACCATCATGGACCTGGAGGCGCAGCTGAGCCGGACCGCCGCCgagctggagcagctgggccACAACATAGAGGAG GCGGAGAGGCGGTACCAGAGCCGCCTGCAGGACCTCCAGGACCGCCTGGAGCAGTCGGACAGCACCAACCGCAGCCTGCAGAACTACGTCCAGTTCCTCAAAGCGTCCTACGCCAACGTGTTCAGTGACGGGTTCCTCAGCGGGCCCCGGCGCTCCCCGTCACCCGTCTGA
- the odf2 gene encoding outer dense fiber protein 2 isoform X2: protein MNKAMRSLSGSPRVQVHVSNAEGLYLHVKRTTPSETSQRTMSKDRSPLRPSANVKTRLPWIPPGKTSYKWEGPTHCLEIKPPEPEPELELRLSDLASEEEQHLRSRISQYEKKIESLMSEVSSLRTEVEHRRKEQVLGRKSEQQDDPQQVTAKPEEELAEESKELQEWRNTQLRESIGRKLQETRQSSPDGFPKDPELLLQKLREAEADAAAAAKQVSALKEYVCKLGDSKIMWSGLDQQKELLLGKLEAFEVTNRALRHLLREQRESQMESVGLSEQRKVLLKSLADMEAWNAVLVKKLQEKEKELHQLSTQLDSEKEKARRSADLSQNLDATRARLQGQLRRKEAKNNRLIVQIKSLERAASQHLAEAEQVAQQLGRAKQEAEEEQEALKRASQVQKQRAERCEGTADQLSAQLLQREKQAAEALASADAWQRRHGEEAEKKGQLEVELNLLTSRISDLTDQLQAIQDSGRLENQALLDRLQALTAQKAAAQLETKRLKAAVSAADEKLSRTEAELQQVRTSIKQCEVLLDNYKIQVGNTRAEAEQARAQVAQAERDAQAVRVELEREKEQIRRELQGRLSELEVLPEALRRCQLQLQEAQEEERSRERRNLELSGNLTELRLKVDTQGRQTDLLRQKNQLLMEENQQLQLKVESLERKLSDVSSQNSDLLTVVSKREKTIRTNQLSLEEKTRECSLLSRRLEEAVNDAHQQISETRERAANKERSTQTTIMDLEAQLSRTAAELEQLGHNIEEAERRYQSRLQDLQDRLEQSDSTNRSLQNYVQFLKASYANVFSDGFLSGPRRSPSPV from the exons atg AACAAAGCCATGAGGAGCCTGTCCGGTTCGCCCCGGGTGCAGGTCCACGTCAGTAATGCCGAAGGGCTCTACCTGCACGTGAAGAGGACGACTCCCAGCGAGACGtctcag CGGACGATGAGCAAGGACAGGTCGCCGCTCCGTCCCTCCGCCAACGTCAAAACGCGTCTTCCGTGGATTCCTCCAGGAAAGACTTCCTACAAATGGGAG GGACCGACCCACTGTCTGGAGATCAAACcgccagaaccggaaccagaacttGAGCTGCGGCTGTCCGACCTCGCCTCAGAGGAAGAGCAGCATCTGCGCAGCCGCATCAGCCAGTATGAGAAGAAGATCGAGAGCCTGATGAGCGAGGTCAGCTCTCTGAGGACCGAG GTGGAACACCGCAGGAAGGAGCAGGTCCTGGGCCGCAAGTCGGAGCAGCAGGATGACCCCCAGCAAGTGACCGCCAAGCCGGAGGAGGAGCTGGCCGAGGAGAGCAAGGAGCTGCAGGAGTGGAGAAACACCCAGCTGCGGGAGTCCATAGGGAGGAAACTGCAGGAGACCAGACAGAGCAG TCCAGACGGTTTTCCGAAGGATCCGGAGCTTCTCCTCCAGAAGTTGAGGGAAGCAGAAGCTGACGCCGCTGCAGCTGCTAAGCAGGTTTCTGCTCTGAAGGAATACGTCTGCAAGTTGGGCGACTCG AAGATAATGTGGTCCGGTCTGGATCAGCagaaggagctgctgctggggaAGCTGGAGGCGTTCGAGGTCACCAACCGAGCCCTGCGACATCTGCTGCGGGAGCAGCGCGAGTCCCAG ATGGAGTCCGTCGGCCTGTCGGAGCAGAGGAAGGTTCTCCTGAAGTCGCTCGCTGACATGGAGGCCTGGAACGCC gtGCTGGTTAAGAAGCTtcaggagaaggagaaagagcTTCATCAGCTTTCCACCCAGCTGGACTCTGAGAAG GAGAAAGCGAGGAGGTCGGCAGATTTATCCCAGAATCTGGACGCCACCAGAGCTCGTCTGCAGGGTCAGCTGCGGAGAAAAGAGGCCAAGAACAACCGGCTCATCGTCCAGattaag AGCCTGGAGCGGGCGGCCAGTCAGCATCTGGCAGAGGCGGAGCAGGTGGCGCAGCAGCTGGGCCGGGCGAAgcaggaggcggaggaggagcaggaggcaCTGAAACGGGCCAGCCAGGTCCAGAAGCAGCGGGCGGAGCGCTGCGAGGGCACAGCGGATCAGCTGAGCGCACAACTGCTGCAGAGG GAGAAGCAGGCCGCCGAGGCTCTGGCTTCAGCTGACGCCTGGCAGCGTCGACATggagaggaagcagagaagaagggtcagctggaggtggagcttAACCTGCTGACcag CCGGATTTCGGACCTGACCGATCAGCTGCAGGCCATTCAGGATTCAGGTCGGCTGGAGAACCAGGCGCTGCTGGACCGGCTGCAGGCGCTGACGGCGCAGAAAGCCGCCGCCCAGCTGGAGACCAAGAGGCTGAAG GCTGCCGTGTCGGCGGCCGACGAGAAGCTGAGCCGAACCGAGGCGGAGCTGCAGCAGGTCAGAACCTCCATCAAGCAGTGTGAGGTTCTGCTGGACAACTACAAGATCCAG GTGGGGAACACGCGGGCCGAGGCGGAGCAGGCCCGGGCCCAGGTGGCGCAGGCGGAGCGGGACGCCCAGGCCGTCCGGGTGGAGctggagagggagaaggagcaGATCCGGCGGGAGCTGCAGGGCCGGCTGTCGGAGCTGGAGGTTCTGCCGGAGGCTCTGCGGCGCtgccagctgcagctgcaggaggcGCAGGAGGAGGAGCGCAGCCGCGAGAGGCGCAACCTGGAGCTGAGCGGCAACCTGACGGAGCTGCGGCTGAAG GTGGACACCCAGGGCCGCCAAACGGACCTGCTCCGGCAGAAGAACCAGCTGCTGATGGAGGagaaccagcagctccagctgaaGGTGGAGTCTCTGGAGAG GAAGCTGAGCGACGTCTCCAGCCAGAACTCGGACCTTCTGACCGTCGTCTCCAAGCGGGAGAAGACCATCCGCACCAATCAGCTCTCCCTGGAAGAAAAGACCAGAGAGTGTTCGCTGCTGAGCCGGAGGCTGGAGGAGGCTGTGAACGACGCGCACCAGCAG ATCTCAGAGACCAGAGAACGAGCCGCCAACAAGGAGCGCTCCACCCAGACCACCATCATGGACCTGGAGGCGCAGCTGAGCCGGACCGCCGCCgagctggagcagctgggccACAACATAGAGGAG GCGGAGAGGCGGTACCAGAGCCGCCTGCAGGACCTCCAGGACCGCCTGGAGCAGTCGGACAGCACCAACCGCAGCCTGCAGAACTACGTCCAGTTCCTCAAAGCGTCCTACGCCAACGTGTTCAGTGACGGGTTCCTCAGCGGGCCCCGGCGCTCCCCGTCACCCGTCTGA
- the odf2 gene encoding outer dense fiber protein 2 isoform X3, giving the protein MRSLSGSPRVQVHVSNAEGLYLHVKRTTPSETSQRTMSKDRSPLRPSANVKTRLPWIPPGKTSYKWEGPTHCLEIKPPEPEPELELRLSDLASEEEQHLRSRISQYEKKIESLMSEVSSLRTEVEHRRKEQVLGRKSEQQDDPQQVTAKPEEELAEESKELQEWRNTQLRESIGRKLQETRQSSPDGFPKDPELLLQKLREAEADAAAAAKQVSALKEYVCKLGDSVKNKIMWSGLDQQKELLLGKLEAFEVTNRALRHLLREQRESQMESVGLSEQRKVLLKSLADMEAWNAVLVKKLQEKEKELHQLSTQLDSEKEKARRSADLSQNLDATRARLQGQLRRKEAKNNRLIVQIKSLERAASQHLAEAEQVAQQLGRAKQEAEEEQEALKRASQVQKQRAERCEGTADQLSAQLLQREKQAAEALASADAWQRRHGEEAEKKGQLEVELNLLTSRISDLTDQLQAIQDSGRLENQALLDRLQALTAQKAAAQLETKRLKAAVSAADEKLSRTEAELQQVRTSIKQCEVLLDNYKIQVGNTRAEAEQARAQVAQAERDAQAVRVELEREKEQIRRELQGRLSELEVLPEALRRCQLQLQEAQEEERSRERRNLELSGNLTELRLKVDTQGRQTDLLRQKNQLLMEENQQLQLKVESLERKLSDVSSQNSDLLTVVSKREKTIRTNQLSLEEKTRECSLLSRRLEEAVNDAHQQISETRERAANKERSTQTTIMDLEAQLSRTAAELEQLGHNIEEAERRYQSRLQDLQDRLEQSDSTNRSLQNYVQFLKASYANVFSDGFLSGPRRSPSPV; this is encoded by the exons ATGAGGAGCCTGTCCGGTTCGCCCCGGGTGCAGGTCCACGTCAGTAATGCCGAAGGGCTCTACCTGCACGTGAAGAGGACGACTCCCAGCGAGACGtctcag CGGACGATGAGCAAGGACAGGTCGCCGCTCCGTCCCTCCGCCAACGTCAAAACGCGTCTTCCGTGGATTCCTCCAGGAAAGACTTCCTACAAATGGGAG GGACCGACCCACTGTCTGGAGATCAAACcgccagaaccggaaccagaacttGAGCTGCGGCTGTCCGACCTCGCCTCAGAGGAAGAGCAGCATCTGCGCAGCCGCATCAGCCAGTATGAGAAGAAGATCGAGAGCCTGATGAGCGAGGTCAGCTCTCTGAGGACCGAG GTGGAACACCGCAGGAAGGAGCAGGTCCTGGGCCGCAAGTCGGAGCAGCAGGATGACCCCCAGCAAGTGACCGCCAAGCCGGAGGAGGAGCTGGCCGAGGAGAGCAAGGAGCTGCAGGAGTGGAGAAACACCCAGCTGCGGGAGTCCATAGGGAGGAAACTGCAGGAGACCAGACAGAGCAG TCCAGACGGTTTTCCGAAGGATCCGGAGCTTCTCCTCCAGAAGTTGAGGGAAGCAGAAGCTGACGCCGCTGCAGCTGCTAAGCAGGTTTCTGCTCTGAAGGAATACGTCTGCAAGTTGGGCGACTCGGTAAAAAAC AAGATAATGTGGTCCGGTCTGGATCAGCagaaggagctgctgctggggaAGCTGGAGGCGTTCGAGGTCACCAACCGAGCCCTGCGACATCTGCTGCGGGAGCAGCGCGAGTCCCAG ATGGAGTCCGTCGGCCTGTCGGAGCAGAGGAAGGTTCTCCTGAAGTCGCTCGCTGACATGGAGGCCTGGAACGCC gtGCTGGTTAAGAAGCTtcaggagaaggagaaagagcTTCATCAGCTTTCCACCCAGCTGGACTCTGAGAAG GAGAAAGCGAGGAGGTCGGCAGATTTATCCCAGAATCTGGACGCCACCAGAGCTCGTCTGCAGGGTCAGCTGCGGAGAAAAGAGGCCAAGAACAACCGGCTCATCGTCCAGattaag AGCCTGGAGCGGGCGGCCAGTCAGCATCTGGCAGAGGCGGAGCAGGTGGCGCAGCAGCTGGGCCGGGCGAAgcaggaggcggaggaggagcaggaggcaCTGAAACGGGCCAGCCAGGTCCAGAAGCAGCGGGCGGAGCGCTGCGAGGGCACAGCGGATCAGCTGAGCGCACAACTGCTGCAGAGG GAGAAGCAGGCCGCCGAGGCTCTGGCTTCAGCTGACGCCTGGCAGCGTCGACATggagaggaagcagagaagaagggtcagctggaggtggagcttAACCTGCTGACcag CCGGATTTCGGACCTGACCGATCAGCTGCAGGCCATTCAGGATTCAGGTCGGCTGGAGAACCAGGCGCTGCTGGACCGGCTGCAGGCGCTGACGGCGCAGAAAGCCGCCGCCCAGCTGGAGACCAAGAGGCTGAAG GCTGCCGTGTCGGCGGCCGACGAGAAGCTGAGCCGAACCGAGGCGGAGCTGCAGCAGGTCAGAACCTCCATCAAGCAGTGTGAGGTTCTGCTGGACAACTACAAGATCCAG GTGGGGAACACGCGGGCCGAGGCGGAGCAGGCCCGGGCCCAGGTGGCGCAGGCGGAGCGGGACGCCCAGGCCGTCCGGGTGGAGctggagagggagaaggagcaGATCCGGCGGGAGCTGCAGGGCCGGCTGTCGGAGCTGGAGGTTCTGCCGGAGGCTCTGCGGCGCtgccagctgcagctgcaggaggcGCAGGAGGAGGAGCGCAGCCGCGAGAGGCGCAACCTGGAGCTGAGCGGCAACCTGACGGAGCTGCGGCTGAAG GTGGACACCCAGGGCCGCCAAACGGACCTGCTCCGGCAGAAGAACCAGCTGCTGATGGAGGagaaccagcagctccagctgaaGGTGGAGTCTCTGGAGAG GAAGCTGAGCGACGTCTCCAGCCAGAACTCGGACCTTCTGACCGTCGTCTCCAAGCGGGAGAAGACCATCCGCACCAATCAGCTCTCCCTGGAAGAAAAGACCAGAGAGTGTTCGCTGCTGAGCCGGAGGCTGGAGGAGGCTGTGAACGACGCGCACCAGCAG ATCTCAGAGACCAGAGAACGAGCCGCCAACAAGGAGCGCTCCACCCAGACCACCATCATGGACCTGGAGGCGCAGCTGAGCCGGACCGCCGCCgagctggagcagctgggccACAACATAGAGGAG GCGGAGAGGCGGTACCAGAGCCGCCTGCAGGACCTCCAGGACCGCCTGGAGCAGTCGGACAGCACCAACCGCAGCCTGCAGAACTACGTCCAGTTCCTCAAAGCGTCCTACGCCAACGTGTTCAGTGACGGGTTCCTCAGCGGGCCCCGGCGCTCCCCGTCACCCGTCTGA